One Legionella hackeliae DNA segment encodes these proteins:
- a CDS encoding PRC-barrel domain-containing protein, translating into MVSQRSVVKASEVTGADVKNMDGESLGTINEVVIDKAFGKVNYLVLEFGGILGFGNKFFALPWHLFKYDKTDDCFLIDIDKERLQHAPGFDKDHWPDFAAPEFATKIHKYYE; encoded by the coding sequence ATGGTAAGCCAACGCAGTGTGGTCAAGGCCAGTGAAGTTACCGGTGCCGATGTAAAAAATATGGATGGAGAGAGCCTGGGAACCATCAATGAAGTGGTTATTGATAAAGCATTCGGTAAAGTGAATTATTTAGTATTAGAGTTTGGCGGTATTTTAGGGTTTGGTAATAAATTCTTTGCGCTTCCATGGCATTTATTTAAATATGATAAAACTGACGACTGTTTTTTGATTGATATAGACAAAGAAAGGCTTCAACATGCGCCAGGTTTTGATAAGGATCATTGGCCTGATTTTGCTGCACCCGAGTTTGCTACAAAAATTCATAAATACTATGAATAA
- a CDS encoding DUF883 family protein — MTKNTEKSNGGKQSSKTSHEKLTADAKSTANKNRARDTQKDKIEEHYQQLKNEAHEWLNEGKKKIEETQDTLNEYQETLKEYKDELAENVKKNPLKAILIAGGIGFILSSLLRK, encoded by the coding sequence ATGACTAAAAATACCGAAAAATCCAACGGTGGAAAACAAAGTTCGAAGACGTCGCATGAAAAACTTACTGCAGACGCCAAATCCACAGCGAATAAAAATAGAGCTCGAGATACTCAAAAAGACAAAATCGAAGAGCATTATCAGCAACTGAAAAATGAAGCCCATGAGTGGCTGAACGAAGGCAAGAAAAAAATTGAAGAAACTCAGGATACTTTAAATGAGTATCAAGAGACTTTAAAAGAATATAAGGATGAGCTTGCTGAAAATGTAAAGAAAAATCCACTTAAAGCCATCCTCATTGCTGGAGGTATCGGATTTATTTTGTCTTCACTTTTAAGAAAGTGA
- a CDS encoding low affinity iron permease family protein: MSKKSKKDPANNYFARFAKVISDAVGTVWSFLLALATIIIWSIAGPLFKFSDTWQLVINTGTTIVTFLMVFLIQHTQNRDTIILNLKLDELIKANRSADNQSIDLSKLSDEELAMLECEYKKYVIRKQENKFKRY; encoded by the coding sequence ATGAGTAAAAAATCAAAAAAAGACCCTGCGAATAATTATTTTGCTCGCTTTGCCAAAGTTATTAGTGATGCTGTAGGTACAGTCTGGAGTTTTCTACTTGCCTTAGCGACTATAATTATTTGGAGTATTGCCGGTCCCTTATTTAAATTTTCTGATACCTGGCAGTTAGTTATTAATACTGGCACCACTATTGTTACTTTCTTAATGGTTTTTTTAATTCAACACACCCAAAACCGCGATACTATCATTTTAAATTTAAAGCTGGATGAATTAATTAAAGCAAATCGCTCAGCTGATAATCAATCCATTGATTTAAGCAAATTAAGCGATGAAGAATTAGCCATGCTTGAGTGCGAATATAAAAAATATGTGATAAGAAAACAGGAAAATAAATTTAAAAGATATTAG